Proteins from a genomic interval of Posidoniimonas polymericola:
- a CDS encoding ChbG/HpnK family deacetylase — MAALTACHDAAAENWAQRLGFPPGKKVVVLHAHDMGMCFETTQACADLASTLPRLSASAMAPCPWFPHAAKHDSHSGLGDVGLQLTFNSEWSDYRWRPTSGAGLSPSLVDADGFLWRSVLQFALSADRDDVEREMHWQLLTAERCGLKPTHLTTHLGALYSRPDFAEAYLAFARKQWIPAVVVELTPELTERLAAKGFPVPQGLAAAISDYPLPTLKDLRIVPRAESYEEKLNATLEAVDSLPDGLSQIAFAPGVDSPALRALSPQADQYVWDLRLMQDESLKKRLQADDVILTNWVEIMERFDQ; from the coding sequence TTGGCAGCTCTAACGGCGTGCCACGACGCCGCGGCCGAAAACTGGGCCCAGCGGCTCGGCTTCCCGCCCGGCAAGAAGGTTGTCGTCCTGCACGCCCACGACATGGGCATGTGCTTCGAGACGACCCAGGCCTGCGCCGACCTAGCGTCCACGCTGCCGCGACTGTCGGCCAGCGCAATGGCGCCATGCCCGTGGTTTCCGCACGCCGCCAAGCACGACAGCCATTCCGGGTTGGGCGACGTCGGACTGCAGCTTACGTTCAACAGTGAATGGTCCGACTACCGTTGGCGGCCGACCAGCGGCGCCGGGTTGTCCCCTTCGTTGGTCGACGCCGACGGCTTCTTGTGGCGGTCGGTGCTGCAGTTTGCGCTGAGCGCCGACCGCGACGATGTCGAGCGTGAGATGCACTGGCAACTGCTCACAGCCGAACGCTGCGGCCTCAAGCCAACGCACCTCACGACGCACCTCGGCGCGCTGTACTCGCGCCCCGACTTTGCCGAGGCGTACCTCGCCTTCGCCCGCAAGCAATGGATCCCGGCGGTGGTGGTGGAGCTGACGCCAGAGCTGACCGAGCGGCTCGCCGCGAAGGGCTTCCCGGTTCCTCAGGGCCTCGCGGCCGCGATCAGCGACTACCCACTCCCAACGCTCAAAGACCTGCGGATCGTCCCCCGGGCAGAGAGCTACGAGGAGAAGCTCAACGCCACCCTCGAAGCCGTCGACTCGCTTCCGGACGGGCTGTCGCAGATCGCGTTTGCGCCGGGCGTCGATTCACCGGCGCTCCGCGCGCTGAGCCCGCAAGCGGACCAGTACGTCTGGGACCTCCGGCTCATGCAGGACGAGTCGCTGAAGAAGCGTCTGCAGGCCGACGACGTGATCCTTACCAACTGGGTCGAGATCATGGAGCGGTTTGACCAATGA
- a CDS encoding TIGR03032 family protein: protein MADPSPTTAPNAEPAELREVRYEHSLSLPELLERLQVSLIVSTYQAGKLIALGSHGGQLTKSFHNFDRPMGVALSGDGDSLAVAARDKVWLLRNDRTVARQLPPAGGVGSCFLTRSASVTGEIQAHEMGWAGDELWVVNTLFSCLVTLDPSYSFVPRWRPSFITELAAEDRCHLNGMAVVDGRPKYVTAMGETNSAGGWREGKATGGLLIDVESNEVVARGFAMPHSPTWHGGCVWLLDSGRGLVLRCDPKTGQVSQVAKLPGYTRGMVIHGDHAFVGLSKIRETSTFGGVPIAADRARLKCGFGIVNLRTGELDAQFEFAAGVDEIFDLEVVPNAASVALRGPFAHNDGEKTIWTVPSPGS from the coding sequence ATGGCCGATCCCTCACCCACAACCGCGCCGAACGCCGAGCCCGCCGAGCTGCGAGAGGTCCGCTACGAACACTCGTTGAGCCTGCCCGAACTACTCGAGCGGCTGCAGGTGTCGCTGATCGTTTCGACCTACCAGGCGGGCAAATTGATCGCGCTCGGCTCGCACGGTGGCCAGCTGACTAAATCGTTCCACAACTTCGACCGGCCGATGGGCGTGGCCCTCAGCGGCGACGGCGACTCGCTGGCGGTCGCCGCCCGCGACAAGGTCTGGCTGCTCCGCAACGACCGCACGGTCGCTCGGCAGTTGCCTCCCGCCGGCGGCGTCGGGTCCTGCTTCTTGACCCGCTCGGCGAGCGTAACCGGCGAGATCCAGGCGCACGAGATGGGTTGGGCCGGCGACGAGCTGTGGGTAGTCAACACCCTGTTCAGCTGCCTGGTGACGCTCGACCCTAGCTACAGCTTTGTGCCGCGATGGCGGCCGTCCTTCATCACGGAACTCGCCGCGGAAGACCGCTGCCACCTCAACGGGATGGCGGTGGTGGACGGCCGGCCGAAGTACGTCACCGCCATGGGCGAGACCAACTCTGCCGGCGGCTGGCGCGAAGGCAAGGCCACCGGCGGGCTGCTGATCGATGTCGAGTCGAACGAGGTCGTGGCCCGCGGCTTCGCGATGCCGCACTCCCCAACCTGGCACGGTGGCTGCGTGTGGCTGCTCGACTCGGGCCGCGGTCTGGTGTTGCGCTGCGACCCCAAAACCGGCCAAGTCTCCCAGGTGGCCAAGCTGCCCGGCTACACGCGTGGGATGGTGATCCACGGGGACCACGCGTTTGTTGGCCTGTCGAAAATCCGCGAGACTTCGACCTTCGGCGGTGTGCCGATCGCGGCCGACCGGGCGCGTTTGAAGTGCGGGTTCGGCATAGTAAACCTGCGGACCGGAGAGCTCGACGCCCAGTTTGAGTTCGCCGCCGGGGTCGACGAGATCTTCGACCTGGAAGTCGTCCCCAACGCGGCCTCGGTCGCGTTGCGTGGCCCGTTCGCCCACAACGACGGCGAAAAAACCATTTGGACCGTCCCGAGCCCGGGCTCATAA
- a CDS encoding ELWxxDGT repeat protein, translated as MSRRSARHRRHNKNSQRRHQARAARRQQRGRSAMTFEPLEVRAVLSGTPLNLDINPFGPSYPAEFVEVGDTTYFVANDGTNGRELWKTDGTAGGTSMVADIRSGAGSSYPSSLVELNGTLFFAADDGASGLELWKSDGTSEGTVLVRDIRSGVSTDTEGVTTPNSSSPRQLTVVGDTLFFVAEDGVSGRELWASNGTSAGTRLVRDIFTGNDPVLGTARSSAPIELTAVGDTLFFTAVELTNGRELWKSDGTAVGTVMVKDLYEGTYPYYLDDEDMTYVGRYPNNANPGLLTELNGELYFVASNDATGAELYKSDGTAAGTTLVKDIVDGATGAFSNSDMMVAAGDLLFFTASDGVHGNELWKSDGTAAGTVLVKDVRPGEAGQLNFYVGMTAVGDKVYFGGNDGVNGRELWVSDGSEAGTQMVADINPGDDLSGNPNSSFPAYLTDVDGVLYFSAANKNSGRELWSYDSVNGAELVEDRTEGVEGTYPINLAGVNGTLFYSSEEDGARELWTLAPEDDFNLTVVVDSEFVNLPAMIGVDASGARAPLYTWDDSGQVLFDPDSGLTLGDFFETWRTNGGLGGNNTDAELTNLSLLGNFVDAQKTLQMFVNGQLIASPADYVVQDDDAIVLVYGENPVVSLNTNFGPIVIELYEDATPGTVQNFLNYVNDGDYINSIIHRSDPDFVIQGGGFTTGSTTFTDDSQFSQVPTDAQIANEPGISNLRGTVAMAKLGGNPNSATSQFFFNLSDDNTFLDSASNNAFTVFGQVLDMTTVDEIASHTVDTSSDPPFGELPLGPDNTLTVVESIEGYGEVTGIAYLDANLNGVFDAGDSAITGAMVFVDGNNNGVLDSGEAVTGTDAEGRYRVQAAPGSHQIAIDFAAAGFPVTGVGQSVDVRIGETVTGIDYAGQFLAPLGGVDLNTASDTGDQDGDNVTSLNNASPAAALQFTVTNAFVGAEVQIFAGDVLIGSATAQSSTVVVTTNGSVALSDGQHAITAVQSVGGVVGDPTAALAITVDASAPAAITSAAPEVVALEGEPFTYDVQSADEGQAGVRYSLSGEPSGMSINPTTGLITWDAGANDMGEHAFMVLLTDAAGNQVSQMVDLTVLAPAPAFPDSYQTDEDTPLTVIAAQGVLTNDGDADSDVTAATVANGPLHGTLDFNSDGSFTYTPDADFAGEDSFTYVGSTGTETTNTARVTIVVNGVQDPPEPVGDSYQVNEDATLTVAAAAGVLSNDADADGDSLTAALVDGPAHGTLSLQPNGSFTYTPAANYFGPDSFTYTASDSQSVSAPVTVSLTVNAVNDPPVTSADQYSVNEDGVLTVAAADGLLKNDADIDSQITAVLKTGPAHGVLSLQPDGSFTYTPSANFFGADSFTYAASDGVAESSSTLVVIDVVGQADPPTANADAFTAPNDASPQTLDVLANDTSAPDGVQGITITAVTQASSGGVVGISNGAISYASASGYVGVETFTYTIQDTDGLTSTATVTVTVEEAADNVLSGYVYVDANGNGQRDAGEAGVPGVEVTLTGTPNSTSAAAVDQTVTTGDDGAYSFIDLPAGTYQLNEQQPAALQDGDEETTVAGAMVGDDTLSNLVLSGGVTYEENNFGEASLLPQYHSIRWYFASSTDQQAIFREIVTASQSSASSAQAATTADSTAGSSPAASEAPVAAIALAITAPTESVAVPETDATATAAASAQVAAFTAAEPPAATTLQTYQDVPLTIVQPGFREAPPADTDEQPAALPVVVSPAVDPIAVESIEVVQQPAHGSLAVLENLALQYRPSQGYLGVDQFSISRRYNDGSIGVEQITVTVVSPQAAAFAMLASSGGEDDDTLIDLPMPETADPPDDLAFDVALADDAVGTAVA; from the coding sequence GTGTCACGCCGATCTGCGCGCCACCGTCGCCACAATAAGAACTCGCAACGCCGTCACCAGGCCCGCGCCGCCCGCCGCCAGCAGCGGGGGCGATCGGCCATGACGTTCGAGCCGCTCGAGGTCCGCGCTGTGCTCTCCGGCACGCCGCTGAACCTCGACATCAACCCGTTCGGGCCCTCGTACCCGGCAGAATTCGTGGAGGTCGGTGACACAACCTACTTCGTCGCGAACGACGGCACCAACGGGCGGGAGCTTTGGAAGACCGACGGCACGGCCGGCGGGACGTCCATGGTGGCCGATATCCGCTCCGGCGCGGGCTCATCGTACCCGTCGTCGTTGGTGGAGCTCAACGGCACGCTGTTTTTCGCAGCGGACGACGGCGCCAGCGGCCTCGAGCTCTGGAAGTCGGACGGCACCTCCGAGGGCACGGTGCTAGTCCGCGACATCCGGTCCGGCGTCAGCACCGACACCGAAGGCGTCACCACGCCCAACTCATCGTCTCCGCGTCAGCTGACGGTTGTCGGCGACACACTGTTCTTTGTCGCCGAGGACGGGGTTTCGGGACGCGAGCTGTGGGCCTCCAATGGCACGAGCGCCGGCACGCGGCTGGTGCGGGACATCTTCACCGGCAACGACCCGGTCTTGGGCACGGCGCGGAGCTCGGCGCCCATCGAGCTCACCGCGGTGGGCGACACGCTGTTCTTCACGGCGGTCGAACTGACCAACGGCCGCGAGCTGTGGAAGTCGGACGGCACCGCCGTCGGAACCGTGATGGTGAAGGACCTGTACGAGGGCACCTACCCGTACTACCTAGACGACGAGGACATGACCTACGTCGGCCGCTACCCGAACAACGCCAACCCGGGCCTGCTGACCGAGCTGAACGGCGAGCTGTACTTTGTCGCCAGCAACGACGCCACCGGCGCCGAGCTCTACAAATCCGACGGCACAGCCGCCGGCACGACGCTCGTCAAGGATATCGTCGACGGCGCCACGGGCGCATTCAGCAACTCCGACATGATGGTCGCCGCCGGTGACCTGCTGTTCTTCACCGCTTCGGACGGGGTGCACGGCAACGAGCTGTGGAAGTCGGACGGCACCGCCGCGGGCACCGTGCTGGTGAAGGACGTCCGCCCCGGTGAAGCGGGGCAGCTCAACTTCTACGTCGGCATGACCGCCGTTGGCGACAAGGTCTACTTCGGCGGCAACGACGGCGTCAACGGCCGCGAGCTGTGGGTGTCCGACGGCTCGGAGGCCGGCACCCAGATGGTGGCCGACATCAACCCCGGCGACGACCTCAGCGGCAACCCCAACAGCTCGTTCCCCGCCTACCTGACCGACGTCGACGGCGTGCTCTACTTCTCGGCCGCCAACAAGAACAGCGGGCGCGAGCTGTGGAGCTACGACTCTGTCAACGGCGCCGAGCTGGTCGAAGACCGGACCGAAGGCGTGGAAGGCACCTACCCGATTAACCTGGCCGGCGTCAACGGCACGCTGTTCTACTCTAGCGAGGAGGACGGCGCCCGCGAGCTGTGGACGCTCGCCCCCGAGGACGACTTCAACCTGACCGTCGTGGTCGACAGCGAGTTCGTCAACCTGCCGGCGATGATCGGCGTCGACGCCAGCGGCGCCCGGGCGCCGCTCTACACCTGGGACGACTCGGGCCAGGTCCTGTTCGACCCCGACAGCGGGCTGACGCTCGGCGACTTCTTCGAAACCTGGCGGACCAACGGCGGCCTGGGCGGGAACAACACCGACGCCGAGCTGACCAACCTCAGCCTGCTCGGCAACTTCGTCGACGCCCAGAAGACGCTGCAGATGTTTGTCAACGGCCAGCTGATCGCCTCGCCGGCCGACTACGTCGTTCAGGACGACGACGCCATTGTGCTGGTCTACGGTGAGAACCCGGTGGTGTCGCTCAACACCAACTTCGGGCCGATCGTGATCGAGCTGTACGAGGACGCCACGCCCGGCACCGTGCAGAACTTCCTCAACTACGTCAACGACGGCGACTACATCAACTCGATCATCCACCGCTCGGACCCGGACTTCGTGATCCAGGGCGGCGGCTTTACCACCGGTTCAACCACTTTCACCGACGACTCGCAATTCAGCCAGGTGCCGACCGACGCGCAGATCGCCAACGAGCCGGGGATCTCCAACCTCCGCGGCACGGTCGCGATGGCCAAGCTGGGCGGCAACCCCAACAGCGCCACCAGTCAGTTCTTCTTTAACCTCAGCGACGACAACACCTTCCTCGACTCGGCGTCCAACAACGCATTCACCGTCTTCGGTCAGGTCCTCGACATGACCACCGTCGACGAGATCGCCAGCCACACGGTCGACACCTCTAGCGACCCACCGTTTGGCGAACTGCCACTCGGCCCCGACAACACGCTGACGGTGGTCGAGTCGATCGAGGGCTACGGCGAGGTCACCGGCATCGCCTACCTCGACGCCAACCTCAACGGCGTCTTCGACGCCGGCGACTCGGCCATCACCGGCGCCATGGTTTTTGTCGACGGCAACAACAACGGTGTGCTCGACAGCGGCGAAGCCGTCACCGGCACCGACGCGGAAGGGAGGTACCGGGTCCAGGCGGCCCCCGGCTCGCACCAGATCGCCATCGACTTCGCCGCCGCCGGCTTCCCGGTCACGGGCGTGGGCCAGTCGGTCGACGTCCGGATCGGCGAAACCGTCACGGGGATCGACTACGCAGGGCAGTTTCTCGCGCCGCTTGGCGGCGTGGACCTGAACACGGCCTCAGACACCGGCGACCAGGACGGCGACAACGTCACCTCGCTCAACAACGCCTCGCCCGCCGCGGCGCTGCAGTTCACCGTCACCAACGCGTTTGTCGGCGCCGAGGTCCAGATCTTCGCCGGCGATGTGCTGATCGGCTCCGCGACCGCCCAGTCGTCGACCGTCGTGGTGACCACCAACGGCTCGGTTGCGTTGTCCGACGGCCAGCACGCCATCACGGCAGTGCAGTCGGTCGGCGGCGTGGTTGGCGACCCCACTGCGGCCCTCGCCATCACTGTCGACGCATCGGCGCCCGCGGCGATTACCTCCGCCGCGCCGGAAGTCGTGGCGTTGGAGGGCGAGCCCTTTACCTACGACGTCCAGAGCGCCGACGAGGGCCAGGCCGGCGTGCGGTACTCGCTGAGCGGCGAGCCCAGCGGAATGTCGATCAACCCAACCACCGGCCTGATCACCTGGGACGCGGGAGCCAACGACATGGGCGAGCACGCGTTCATGGTGCTGCTCACCGACGCCGCCGGCAACCAGGTCTCGCAGATGGTCGACCTCACGGTGCTGGCCCCGGCCCCCGCGTTCCCCGACAGCTACCAGACCGACGAGGACACGCCACTCACCGTCATCGCGGCCCAGGGCGTGCTCACCAACGACGGCGACGCCGACTCGGACGTCACGGCCGCCACGGTCGCGAATGGCCCGCTGCACGGCACGCTGGATTTCAACTCCGACGGCTCGTTCACCTACACGCCGGACGCCGACTTCGCGGGCGAGGACAGCTTCACCTACGTTGGCTCGACCGGGACCGAGACCACCAACACCGCGCGGGTGACGATCGTCGTCAACGGCGTCCAAGACCCACCGGAGCCCGTGGGCGACAGCTACCAGGTTAACGAGGACGCCACGCTGACGGTCGCCGCGGCCGCCGGCGTGCTGAGCAATGATGCCGACGCCGACGGCGACTCCCTCACCGCCGCGCTGGTCGATGGCCCCGCCCACGGGACACTCAGCCTGCAGCCCAACGGGTCCTTCACCTACACGCCCGCCGCCAACTACTTCGGCCCGGACAGCTTCACCTACACAGCGAGCGACTCGCAGAGCGTCTCCGCCCCGGTGACGGTCTCGCTGACGGTCAACGCGGTCAACGACCCACCGGTCACCAGCGCCGACCAGTACAGCGTAAACGAGGACGGCGTCTTGACTGTCGCCGCGGCCGACGGGCTGCTGAAGAACGATGCGGACATCGACAGCCAGATTACCGCCGTGCTGAAGACCGGCCCCGCCCACGGCGTGCTAAGCCTGCAGCCGGACGGTTCATTCACGTACACGCCTTCGGCCAACTTTTTTGGCGCCGACTCGTTCACCTACGCCGCCTCGGACGGGGTCGCCGAGTCTAGCTCGACGCTCGTGGTGATCGACGTCGTCGGACAGGCCGACCCGCCTACCGCCAATGCGGACGCCTTTACCGCTCCGAACGACGCCTCGCCGCAAACGCTCGACGTGCTCGCCAACGACACCTCCGCCCCCGACGGCGTCCAGGGCATCACGATCACCGCGGTCACGCAGGCGTCAAGCGGCGGTGTGGTGGGCATCAGCAACGGGGCGATCAGTTACGCATCGGCCAGCGGCTACGTGGGCGTCGAGACCTTCACCTACACGATCCAAGACACCGACGGACTCACCAGCACCGCAACGGTCACCGTCACGGTCGAGGAGGCCGCCGACAACGTGCTGAGCGGCTACGTCTACGTCGACGCGAACGGCAACGGCCAGCGCGACGCCGGCGAGGCGGGCGTCCCCGGAGTTGAGGTCACCCTAACCGGCACTCCGAACTCCACCAGCGCCGCCGCCGTGGATCAAACCGTCACCACCGGCGACGACGGGGCCTACTCGTTCATCGATCTGCCGGCCGGGACCTACCAGCTCAACGAGCAGCAACCGGCCGCGTTGCAGGATGGCGACGAAGAAACAACGGTCGCCGGCGCCATGGTCGGCGACGATACCCTGAGCAACTTGGTGCTGAGTGGCGGCGTTACCTACGAGGAAAACAACTTCGGCGAGGCGTCGCTGCTGCCGCAGTACCACTCGATCCGCTGGTACTTCGCCTCGTCGACCGACCAGCAGGCGATCTTCCGCGAAATCGTCACGGCGTCGCAGTCGTCGGCCAGCAGCGCCCAGGCGGCCACCACCGCCGACTCGACCGCCGGCAGCTCGCCAGCCGCTAGCGAGGCGCCAGTCGCGGCGATCGCCCTGGCGATCACTGCCCCGACCGAAAGCGTCGCAGTCCCCGAGACAGACGCGACAGCAACCGCCGCGGCAAGCGCTCAGGTCGCCGCGTTCACCGCCGCCGAGCCCCCCGCGGCCACCACGCTGCAGACCTACCAGGACGTGCCGCTGACGATTGTGCAGCCGGGCTTCCGAGAAGCCCCCCCCGCCGACACCGATGAGCAACCGGCCGCTTTGCCAGTAGTCGTTTCGCCGGCAGTCGATCCGATCGCGGTCGAATCGATCGAGGTCGTGCAGCAGCCCGCCCACGGCAGCCTTGCGGTGCTAGAGAACCTCGCCCTGCAGTACCGTCCGTCCCAGGGCTACCTGGGCGTCGACCAGTTCTCGATCAGCCGTCGGTACAACGATGGATCGATCGGGGTCGAACAGATTACGGTCACGGTTGTATCGCCTCAAGCCGCGGCGTTCGCGATGCTTGCTTCCAGTGGCGGCGAAGACGACGATACGCTGATCGACCTGCCGATGCCGGAGACTGCCGATCCCCCCGACGACCTGGCGTTCGACGTGGCGCTGGCCGATGATGCTGTCGGCACGGCGGTCGCCTAG
- a CDS encoding BBP7 family outer membrane beta-barrel protein, with the protein MFRSVVAAVALLACGLSGAAGHAANPDNSGVWMNGHYFGHNPAGRQTATALAARQGQNAATPAGYEQFPDPADADQAGFCEPLSDPVGCCDLGLSCCDSVGCGDCVAPGFRCRGVYGAVEYVYGWTKGANSPALVTTSDDATLQDDAGVLGLATTSVLFGGDDINDGGQSGGRATLGLNVSPYRNRRIEFVYAQLADGDDNFAASTGDFAILARPFFDTDAAANDALLSGFPSLASGDISVNASSDYRSYELLMRQDACCYRGADVELLVGYRATELDDTLAIDQSILALAGATAGATTDVLDQFSTSNTFHGGQVGLTCRLASGRRWSYDCSIKTALGTTRQKARVNGSTTVTASGGGVSTASGGLLTQATNIGEYSRDEFSAVSEVGLTLRYKLRRSTSLSLGYNIVFWTDVVRAAEQIDSSVNTTQIPPGTLTGEARPAFAFDSTSFWAQGFRAGLESRF; encoded by the coding sequence ATGTTTAGATCTGTGGTTGCAGCGGTCGCGCTGCTAGCGTGCGGCCTGTCGGGGGCGGCGGGCCACGCCGCCAACCCCGACAACAGCGGCGTCTGGATGAACGGCCACTACTTCGGCCACAACCCGGCCGGCCGCCAAACGGCGACCGCGTTGGCAGCCAGGCAGGGCCAGAACGCCGCCACGCCCGCAGGCTACGAGCAGTTCCCAGACCCGGCCGACGCCGACCAAGCGGGGTTCTGCGAGCCGTTGTCCGATCCAGTCGGCTGCTGCGACCTCGGACTCTCGTGCTGCGACTCGGTCGGGTGCGGCGACTGCGTCGCGCCCGGGTTCCGTTGCCGTGGAGTCTACGGCGCTGTTGAGTACGTCTACGGCTGGACCAAGGGCGCTAACTCGCCGGCCCTCGTCACCACCAGTGACGACGCTACGCTCCAGGATGACGCGGGCGTACTCGGCCTGGCCACGACGTCGGTCCTGTTCGGCGGCGACGACATCAACGACGGCGGCCAGTCAGGCGGGCGGGCGACGCTCGGTCTCAACGTCAGCCCCTACCGCAACCGCCGCATCGAGTTTGTATACGCTCAGCTCGCCGACGGCGACGACAACTTCGCCGCCTCGACCGGCGACTTCGCGATCCTGGCGCGCCCTTTCTTCGACACCGACGCCGCCGCGAACGACGCCCTGCTGAGCGGCTTCCCGTCGCTTGCCTCGGGCGACATCAGCGTCAACGCCAGCAGCGACTACCGGTCGTACGAGCTGCTGATGCGGCAGGACGCCTGCTGCTACCGCGGCGCCGACGTCGAGCTGCTGGTGGGATACCGGGCGACCGAGCTCGACGACACCCTCGCCATCGACCAGAGCATCCTCGCCTTGGCCGGGGCGACCGCCGGAGCCACCACTGACGTGCTCGACCAGTTCTCAACCAGCAACACATTCCACGGCGGTCAGGTCGGTCTGACCTGCCGGCTGGCGAGCGGCCGACGCTGGTCGTACGACTGCTCGATCAAGACCGCCCTCGGCACAACCCGCCAGAAGGCCCGCGTGAACGGATCGACCACCGTCACCGCGTCGGGGGGAGGCGTGAGCACCGCCAGCGGCGGCCTGCTGACACAGGCGACGAACATCGGCGAGTACTCGCGGGACGAGTTTAGTGCGGTCTCGGAGGTTGGGCTTACCCTGCGGTACAAGCTGCGTCGCTCGACCTCGCTGTCGCTCGGCTACAACATCGTGTTCTGGACCGATGTGGTCCGGGCCGCGGAGCAGATCGACTCCTCGGTCAACACCACGCAGATCCCGCCCGGAACCCTGACGGGTGAGGCCCGGCCTGCGTTCGCATTCGACTCGACCAGCTTCTGGGCCCAAGGGTTCCGGGCCGGTCTGGAGTCGCGATTCTAA